TGGATCAAGGGTCACAGTCTTCATTATGAAAATAATTAGGTATTCCTGTTAGTAAATTGGAAAAATATTGTTGTGCTGTATATGCAAGTGCACAAATTTTAATTCTGTCAACTGTATAGAACATAAACTCATCATGGTAGCCAATAGAACTTGATTGTGTACTAAGTGATGCTTCTTGACACAAATTCATGGTACCAAAATACTGCATCTTCCTCTATATTCACCTTGTGTACATGTGATCAGGGTCCAAACTCAATATTTGTGCATTGACTGGCAGTGAAAGTAAAATTGAGCAGACCTTGACACCAATTTGTCTCTATGTATTGCCCTAATAGAAATGAATCTGACCAGCTGGTCGGAAAACACCAGTGAACAGCAATAAACAGAAGCAACCAATCTTCTCAGCTCatgcttttaagtttaaaactGTAAAGTTGCATTAGTATGAAGATTATATAATCAAGTTCACACCAATCAAGGGTCATTTGTATcatcattttaattttttttccttctatcAGGTCAATTCCACACTAAACAAGGATTATTTGTTGATATCATAAATTAATGTAtttagaaagaaaggaaaaaagtagagaaagagaagaagagaaaCATCATCTGGAGTAACTGACAACAAATCAAGGAGAAAAAATAGCACAAAAGTGGGAATTTTGCTTCTACCGCAGTAGATAACAGTAATTTTATTAGAGTTCTCAGCTAAATTTTGCTATCAGTGATCTGGATTCTGCCCATTTCAAGTTTCATTCTTCTGGCTTCAGCTCAAAGATTTTCTATGATTTCCAGAAGCACTTTCTTAGAACTCCCACCAACTTCGTAGGCCTTCCTAGTttcttccttcaccttctttgCCTTTATCCTCAATGTTTTATCCTGCATCAACTGGACAATTTGATCCCCAATCTCCTCTCCCTTCACTAGGTGCTCCCCCAGCCAACCACAGTGCCTCATCCATACTCCAAGGCCTGCCTTCTCTGTCACTTCTGCGTTCAACTTTTGGTCTCCATTTAGAGGCCAAGCCAGTATAGGCACCCCAAATCGAGCTGCTTCAGTTACAGAATTCCACCCACAATGGCTTACAAATCCTCCGATTGCTGGATGCGCTAAAACTTGCTCTTGCTCCACCCATCCTTTACAAACTAGCCCCTTCTTCTTTGTTCTTTCAAGAAATGAACTGCCAAGCAAATCTTGCAGATCTTCCCTCTCGTCTTTGTCAACTTTGGTAGTCTTTATTACCCAAAGAAATCTGCCTCCACTTCTCTCCAGTCCATTTCCTAGTTCTCTTATTTGTTCCTTTGACAATGCTGTTCTGCTTCCAAAGCTAACATAGACTACAGACTCATTTGGTTGTCCATCTAGCCACTGCAGATAAGAGCCAGCTTTCACGACAGCCTTACAAGGCTCGTATGGTCCTATGGGGAGAAAAGGCGGTAAATGAGCCAGTACCCTGCCAGTATTTACctgtgtttttaaactcggaccggatcggccggtccgaccggttgaaccgggaaccggccaagTGTCCGGTCCGAGCTATCTTTAAAACTCGGATTGGTCAAGACTCGGTCAAATTCGGTtttgaccgggtttgaccgAAAACCTGAAGAACCCGTGCGAACCGGGTTTTCTTATTCTccatttttaaattcttttttaccCTTCCTGACCTCTTAACTCCAAATCCTTGTGAGCTCTCCCTCCTCTGCAAATCCATTTTCACTCTTTGACTTCAATTCAAGCATGAAAAATCAATGTTTTACCTCTTTTTTAAAATAAGATATAATCTTAGATCTtgtattcaaaagaaaaaaaagaccccaaaaatgcaaaaaagagCATGGAGAAGACAACATTTTGCAGAAATCAGATAAAAGCATGatatttcatgggtttgagaacaaataactaataaaataagaatgaaaatgaaataaaaaaaagaagaagaagaagaaaggagttGCAGAATGGCGTGGAAGATAAAGAAAGGAGTTGCAGGAAGATGAAATGACCAATGGAATGCATCAACCGTCAGGAGTAGAGGAAGAAATGAGAGGTGTGGCGTGGGGTCAAACTTCAAAGCACTTTCATCTGATATAGGatcaaaatattttcaatattatgttttgacccttaagttgttaaaaattattaatatacctcaaatatttcatactttataaatattgtcctaaagtttggtgttattttttaatcaagtctataattttaattctaaacttgttaatattcattaaataatataaattgctccttgattattctaatttttttgtattttattgttAAATACATTTGAAACattaaatatatatgaatatacctttgtTAATATTAACATGATCTTAggtattttaaatataatattttaatttctaaatgatttttatttatgacgtcatccgattTAACCCCGGTCGaacccggtcgaacccattgacctcTGACCCCTGACCCTGACCGAGTCGATACCCGGCCCGAGTCTGAAAACATAGGTATTTACTGCAGCAATTGATTTAGACTCAAACCAATCAAAGCTATTAAGTAGAATACCCTTGGCTTTCGAGAGAAATTGAGCATTTAAACGGATGTGAGCTGTGAAAATATGATCTGGAGTAATGAAGGGAGGAGTAAGGTTTGAAATTGGCACCGAAGCTAAACCCGGAAGCTGAATGCTAGAGTCTTCCAAACTTTTGCTTTCGAGTATCAAGTCAGGAAGACAAGCCATAAGCGAAAAAAATCTAGCTGAAGTGGTGGATACAATGTAAAAGGGGATAGATAATTCATCAGCTAGACGATTGATATCGGCTGCAACAGCAAAGTCAGCGAAGATGGCTGATAGAGGCGGAGTACATAAGGAAGCCAAGAGAGGATGCAGGAGATGAACTGAGCTACTAATACCTAGAAATCGAGCAAGGAAAGGATCAGGTTTTTCAGCGTCTGCAAATTTGGATGGACTGCTGGGAATTGGGAGATGAAAATCAAGCCATGGCTACTACACTATCATATGATACATACAATGAATTTATTATTTGAAAGTCATGATACATTACATACAGCACATTTATTATTTAAAGGCCATGATACTATACACacaatatatttattatttgaaaatcaatGACAAAGTGGGCACACAATACTTATATAAGTTCCACACTTATAGTATTAACCATGTTAAGATCTCCATTCATATCTGATAGCCCAATCCACCAGTTCAGTCAAGACTGTGGTAACTAGACCACATTATTCGATCAACTTGATGGTTCCCACCGTTGAAGCCGCAATTGCTGACCAAAGAATTGTGGTTCGTCCCACATCGGAGGAAAGCTAAGGATGCTTTCCATTTTGCGCCTATAAATATAGGCCTCATATGTTGAAGTTAAttgcaccactcaagagagttatatgggctattagtttCTTGAGTCATCTAACCCATTCAGTtaaatattttaggctctcttgttttgagtttaggaatattttctaaactcttttgtaagtgcctattggcctaggaaccactttcctacggcttttgtatttcttcttcatagtagaaatattgctcctccctcgcccgtggacgtaggtcaatttgaccgaaccacgtaaatcttttgtgtcttttatttgctttgttatccgtctttatatggtcggttttaccgcctaattattatatggccggtatctaccgcctatctattatatggtcggttataccgcctaatttgtgctaacttgagtttgtctatttCCTGCCCCGgtcctaacaaactggtatcagagctggttGTTATATTTTGCAAGACAGGTTCATCTGGTGGGGTCCGTTCATCTGGTGGGGCCCGTCCATCCTGTGGGGCCCACTCATCCTGTGGGGCCCGTTTATCCgtggggcccgctcaccttGTGGGGTCTGTTCATCCCCGTGGGGACCGCTTATCTCGTGTGGTCCGCTCACCCTGTGGGGCCCGTTCACGAGACTTGCATATTTGTTTGGCCAGTTTTTTGAGACAAACTTCAGGTTACagattttgtggcaacaatgacgataacaaagacggttgtcgagaaattcgacaggaatgtcaatttcggcatgtggcagctcaagatggaggccattCTTGTTCAAGACGGAGTTGACTTGGCAATtcaaggaattgagaaaaagccaGAAGATGTGACAGATGCAAATTTTGCTGAGatggataagaaggcaagatccAGCATAATCCTAAATCTCTCCGATGAGGTATTGCGTGAGGTAGCAACGGAGACTTCGGCCAAGGCTATGTGGGATAAATTGAAAGCCTTGTATATGAAGAAGACAGTCGAGAATCGGCTATATTTGAAGCAGAGTTTGTACATGCTTCGGATGtctgaaggtacatctatactctcccatcttgataaatttgattccattattatggatttggagaatatagattcgaaaattgatgatgaagatcaaGCCCTATTACTTTTGTGTTCCCTTCCCCAATCCTTTAAGCATTTCCGTGATACTATGATATATGGATAGGAAACAATTTCGTATCgggaaattaaatctgcattaaaatctaaagagcagatagatagggatattactggggaaactagtgggagtcaagctgatggcttgtttgttcggggtagatctgaaaggagaaacacagaaaatagaagtagatccaagtccagacataaaaatgtggtgtgcaactattgtaaaaagaagggccatattatctctgattgctttaaattgaaaaataaagaaaagcaaaaggggAAATTTGTTGAGAGAAATACTGAATCCGCTGAAGCTAGTATAGCAGCtgatgagaatgatggaaccattttctgtgcaacagaaaataattttaggtctaacaatgagtggattttagattcgggttgttcatatcatatgtgtcccaataaggactggttttcaacatatgaatcaactgaaggtggagttgtcttaatgggcaacaacgctgtttgtaaagttgttggcaaaggcacaatccggattaaaatgtacgatggtattgtgaggacgctcacagatgttagacatgttccagatttgaagaaaaatctcatctctttgggcactcttgagtctatcgggtgcaggtattcaggtggagatggagttctcaaaatcactcgaggagctcttgttgttatgaaggcacacagatctggtactttgtatattttgcagggatctactgTGACAGGTGCTGCTGCTGTTTCAACATCATCTTTGACAGATACATATCGGGTGCAGGTATTCAGGTGGAGATGGAGTTCTCAAAATCACTCGAGGagctcttgttgttatgaaggcacacagatctggtactttgtatattttgcagggatctactgTGACAGGTGCTGCTGCTGTTTCAACATCATCTTTGACAGATAcagacatcaccaaattatggcaTATGCGTTTGGGGCATATGAGCGAAAAAGGCTTGGGCATACTGAGCAAAAGAGGACTTCTGTGTGGACAAAGTACCGGTCCATTGGAATTCTGTGAACATTGTATTTTTGGGAAGCAGAAAAGAGTCAGCTTCAGTTCACCAGCAATTCACAAGACAAAAGGTACTCTTGATTATATTCATTCAGATCTATGGGGTCCTTCTCGTGCTCCTTCTAAAGGTGGTGCCAGGtacatgttgactttcattgatgattattcaagaaaagtttgggtctattttcttaagcataaaaatgatgttttcttaactttcaagcaatggaaagttttgattgagaaacaagcaggaaaacatgttaagcggttgagaacagataatggtatggaattttgtggaggtgaatttaatgaattttgaaaaaatgaaggaattgttcggcatcacaccgtcaggatgacgcctcaacaaaatggtgtggctgaacgtatgaacagaacgcttttggagagagcaagatgtatgatctccaatgcagggttgacaaacgacttttgggcagaggcaatcaatatggcctgttatgttgtcaaccgttctccttctgcatctcttgatttcaaaactcctgagaaaatttggtcaggtactcctgctgattactccaatttaaaagtttttgggtgtccagcatacatgcacgtgaatgatggaaaattggagtctagggctaaaaagtgcatttttcttgggtatgcttctggggtgaaaggatacagattatggtgtcctgatcccaaatctccaaaatttgtaatcagtagagatgttacttttgatgaattgtctatgttatcttccaagaagGAGTCTTCTAGTCCTTGTACTACTGATAGTACACAAAAGCAGGTGGAGCTTGATATTGGCAGTTCTGGTCCTTCTCAGACCAAATCTTCTATTCATCAAATGCCAGTAGATACACCTGAATCTACTATTGAAGATAGTTCAGAAGAAGAGGAGTATTCCATAGCCAGAGATAGACAAAGGAGAGacattcgaccaccacaaagatatgcaaatttagttgcatatgctttgtctattgcagaagaaactgatgcagttggtgagccttccacctattcagaagcagtttcttgtgatgattctgcaaagtggttgattgcgatgaatgaagaaattgaatctcttcatcagaatgaaacttgggttcttgtaaagccgccgtcagctaagaaaattgttggttgcaagtgggtcttcaagaaaaaggaaggtatTCCAGGGGTTGAAGATGCAAGATATAAAGTACGATTGGTTGCAAAGGGCTATAGTCAGgtacaaggtgttgattttaatgatatattctcacctgttgttaaacatagttctattcgtgttttgcttgctttagttgccatgtatgatttggagttagagcAGCTTGATGTTAAGACAGTTTTCTTGCATggcgaacttgaagaacaaatttatatgagacaaccccagggttttgaaattgaaggtaaggaagaccatgtttgcttattgaagaaatccttatatggattgaagcagtctccaagacaatggtataagaggtttgattcctttatgttggatcatggttatttgaggagcatgtatgatagttgtgtttacttccggaagttaaatgatggttctttcatttacttattgttatatgttgatgacatgctcattgctgccaagaatttgtcagaaattcacaccttgaaactgcagttaaatagtgaatttgaaatgaaagatttgggagcagctaagaaaattcttggcatggataTCAATCGAGATCGAGGAGTAAGGAAGTTATTTTTGACCCAGAAAAATTACCTTGAAAAGGTCttggagcgttttggcatgaaagatgctaaaccagtatctactcctcttgctagccattttcggctatctgctgctcaatcaccaaaatcagatgaagaggaagattatatggcacgggttccttattccagtgcagtcggcagtattatgtatgcaatggtttgtactcgtccagatattgcacaagcagtcagtgttgttagcagatatatgtcttgccctggtaaaacacattggcaggctgtgaagtggattctcagatacttgcgaggtacttcaaatgcatgtttggagtttggaagaaataataatactttggttggttttgtagactcagactacgctggagatcttgacaggagaagatcactttcaggctatgtattttgcattggcggttgtgctgttagttggaaagctactctacaacctgtcgtagctttgtctactacagaagcagaatatatggctgtgatcgag
This region of Coffea arabica cultivar ET-39 chromosome 3c, Coffea Arabica ET-39 HiFi, whole genome shotgun sequence genomic DNA includes:
- the LOC113735968 gene encoding UDP-glycosyltransferase 13-like — protein: MCCISSSVHLLHPLLASLCTPPLSAIFADFAVAADINRLADELSIPFYIVSTTSARFFSLMACLPDLILESKSLEDSSIQLPGLASVPISNLTPPFITPDHIFTAHIRLNAQFLSKAKGILLNSFDWFESKSIAAWLDGQPNESVVYVSFGSRTALSKEQIRELGNGLERSGGRFLWVIKTTKVDKDEREDLQDLLGSSFLERTKKKGLVCKGWVEQEQVLAHPAIGGFVSHCGWNSVTEAARFGVPILAWPLNGDQKLNAEVTEKAGLGVWMRHCGWLGEHLVKGEEIGDQIVQLMQDKTLRIKAKKVKEETRKAYEVGGSSKKVLLEIIENL